Part of the Hyphomicrobiales bacterium genome is shown below.
GACGTCGGAGAACCCGAGCTGCTTGAGGAGATTGCGGATAATACGGATCATGGTCTTGTAATCATCGACCACAAGCACCGGCATCGAAAGATCAAGCGCCATTGTCTACTCCATTTACTTGCACACAGGCCCAAGTTACGCGGGCTTCAGCGCTAAGACGCACACTACGGGGTCGATTTCTTCAGTCTTTTCCCCGCACCCCGCTGTAAACTAGCGCAAGGGATTGAAAAGAGCGTTAACTCGGAAAATTTTACCGAGTAAGGCTGTTGCGAAGACTCTGGGGCCCCGAGTCTAGGCGTCATGGAACCAGCCGATACCCCGAAAGCCGTATTGCTTTTACCCACCGCTCGCCTCTAGCGTTCGGCCCACAAGAAATCCAAGGGAAGCATCGCCGTGCTGGAACTGAGAACGCTGTTTTTCGAAGACCTGTCGGTTGGCATGAAGGAGACCTTCATCAAGCCGGTTCTGGCGTCCGACGTGGTCGGTTTTGCCGAAGTGTCGGGTGACCGCAATCCGATCCACCTGTCGGAGCATTTTGCCGCCCGCACGCCGTTCAAGGCGCGCATCGCGCACGGTCTCTACACCGCCAGCCTGATCTCGGCGGTTCTCGGTACCCGCCTGCCGGGCCCGGGCGCGATCTACATGTCGCAGACGCTGAACTTCAAGGCGCCGGTGCGCATCGGCGACGAGGTCACCGTCATCGTCGAAGTGATCGAACTCATCGCCAAGGGCCATCGTGCCCGCCTGCATTGCGAATGCCGGGTGGAGGACCGCGTGGTGCTCGACGGCGAGGCGATGGTCAAGGTGCCGGCTCGCGGAGCGATCAAGCTTCCCACTTGACCTTGACGGACTGAGTGGGCAGGGTCGCGCCGCATCCGCCCATGCCTGCCGAAAGGTCCACCCGCGATGTCCGCCTCATATAGTGTGCGCCAGCCGGCCTTTGCCCGCGTCGACGGCCTTGCCGCCGTGCCCGATAGCGTTCGCGGCGGCGTCGTCGCGATCGGCAATTTCGACGGCGTCCACCGTGGCCACCAGAGTGTGCTCAGCGTTGCGGTGGAACAGGCCGGAGCCCTCGGGGCGCCCGCCGTCGCCATGACCTTCGAGCCGCATCCGCGCGTCGTCTTTCGGCCCGACGTGCCGCTGTTCCGCCTGACTCCGGCGCCCGCCAAGGCACGCGTCGTCGAAGCGGCCGGCCTCAACGGCATCGTCATCGTTCCCTTCGACCGCGATTTCGCCGGCCAGACGGCGGAGACCTTCGTCAGCGACATTCTGGTCGGTGCGCTCGGCGCTCGTCATGTCGTCGTCGGCTACAATTTCCACTTCGGCAAGGGCCGTGCCGGCTCGCCGTCCTTCCTTGAGGACGCCGGCAAGCGCCACGGCTTCGGCGTCACGATAGTTCCGGCTTTCGGCGACGAGGGCGGCGAGGGCATTTCGTCGAGCCGCATCCGCGCCGCGCTCGAACAGGGCGACGTGACCGAGGCTGCCGCGCTGCTCGGCTATCGCTGGTTCGTCGAGGCCGAGATCGTCCATGGCGACAAGCGCGGCCGCACGCTCGGCTACCCGACCGCCAATATGAAACTGCCGGAGGATTGCGGTCTCGCGCACGGCATCTATGCGGTCAAGATCCGGATCGGCGGTGTCATGCATGATGGCGTCGCAAGCTACGGCCGCCGCCCGACCTTCGGCGACGGCATCCCGCTGCTCGAGGTTTTCGTGTTCTATTTC
Proteins encoded:
- a CDS encoding acyl dehydratase: MKETFIKPVLASDVVGFAEVSGDRNPIHLSEHFAARTPFKARIAHGLYTASLISAVLGTRLPGPGAIYMSQTLNFKAPVRIGDEVTVIVEVIELIAKGHRARLHCECRVEDRVVLDGEAMVKVPARGAIKLPT
- a CDS encoding bifunctional riboflavin kinase/FMN adenylyltransferase, which produces MSASYSVRQPAFARVDGLAAVPDSVRGGVVAIGNFDGVHRGHQSVLSVAVEQAGALGAPAVAMTFEPHPRVVFRPDVPLFRLTPAPAKARVVEAAGLNGIVIVPFDRDFAGQTAETFVSDILVGALGARHVVVGYNFHFGKGRAGSPSFLEDAGKRHGFGVTIVPAFGDEGGEGISSSRIRAALEQGDVTEAAALLGYRWFVEAEIVHGDKRGRTLGYPTANMKLPEDCGLAHGIYAVKIRIGGVMHDGVASYGRRPTFGDGIPLLEVFVFYFKGDIYGEIVDVAFVSYLRGEQKFDSAEALIEQMDRDSEEARAAIAAMQPLSPLDLALTFSG